A segment of the Vibrio sp. YMD68 genome:
CTTATCCTAATTATTTAGGTGATTGTGCTTCGTTTATTGTGTTGCTTCAAGAAGCGATGCAAAGGTAGCTAACAAAAAAATAAAGTCCACTCCATAGAGAGGCGAATTGATCGCCTCTCTTTTTTATTCAGGTATCGCCAGCTCACCTAATGGCACGTATCGCGCCTTGTTTTCTGTTCGATAAAAGCTGATTTTCTTTATCTTCCAGCCATAGCGTAAATACTTAGTGTCGGTCAGATAGTAGCCTTCTCCCATTGAAAACCGCTCTCGATGCTCCACACTTTTCTCTTTGTCATTCAGAAAGGCCGTCTCTGGATGATTGAGGCTCGCTTTACGCATTTCCGAAAACAGATGTCTGTTGTGCTTCGACCATGCCAGTATGATGGTCTTTAACGTTTTGGTATGAAACTCACCCGCATACGGCTCACTGATTTCTGCATCATAGTCGGTGAGTGTCGCCACAATCACACCTTTAGCCCATATCGGTACTTCCAGAGCCTCTTGGAACGCCTCCTCCGCTTGTTGGTGCTCGCGCCATGCTTCTTCCCGCTCCTGTTGTTTGGCTGCTTCTTTTGCTGCCTCCTGTGCTTTGGCTTGCGCTTCAATCTGCTTAATCTGCATTCGACCCAAATCAACGTTTGTACAGTCCAATGCGTACGTCCTAATGAATCGGATGAGCTGCTGGTGGTACTTGTCATGCAACCATCGCTTATCGGCTTCTCCTTTGTGTATATGGTAATAGTTGAGCGTGCT
Coding sequences within it:
- a CDS encoding LPD25 domain-containing protein; this encodes MAEKTIQPLTVYVHWSESRVFDSDTEYDFADFEAKALNVAKTNPLGGYDKTKVTVTFDNEHQHECRLDLGCGGNDQGFAEHCLSTLNYYHIHKGEADKRWLHDKYHQQLIRFIRTYALDCTNVDLGRMQIKQIEAQAKAQEAAKEAAKQQEREEAWREHQQAEEAFQEALEVPIWAKGVIVATLTDYDAEISEPYAGEFHTKTLKTIILAWSKHNRHLFSEMRKASLNHPETAFLNDKEKSVEHRERFSMGEGYYLTDTKYLRYGWKIKKISFYRTENKARYVPLGELAIPE